A single Crateriforma conspicua DNA region contains:
- a CDS encoding glycosyltransferase family 25 protein yields the protein MNLDRRDDRLRDWMRQLPDPWPFPEPERFTAIDGRRVATPPQWRAGNGAWGCYRSHLLILEKCLLEHIDSYVVFEDDAGFGDDFCERLQQFIAELPADWGMAYLGGQHLYAGKNPPYKVSEHVYRPYNVNRTHAFMVRGREAMKTLYRHLTWNDWHTKHHIDHHLGRLIQRRYQALVQGKNIQKESIAVYTPDRWLVGQLPTKSNICGRKWSQTRFFNDAKNADHSDAPFFAVLGPHRAGTSCVAMVMHHLGVHMGNQLGGYEATGGGEAVGLAQLCEKVMRFPATDPNVSDDQLTQMLKSWIVSRKSEANRDKTVAGAKYPHLCRFVTHLHAGLGDSLRIISVERDIEASIRSLQNRSEKHRGQWFAANDEDCEVLQRSLRDHRDNFISEHPDVPVFRIEFAELVTYPEEVIGNLIEFLGITPTQDEIQSAIEHVNPDLRKFG from the coding sequence ATGAACCTCGATCGACGCGATGATCGGCTGCGTGACTGGATGCGGCAGCTTCCCGATCCGTGGCCGTTCCCCGAACCCGAACGGTTCACCGCGATCGACGGCCGTCGCGTGGCCACGCCCCCGCAGTGGCGGGCTGGGAACGGAGCGTGGGGGTGCTACCGATCTCACTTACTGATTCTCGAAAAGTGTTTGCTCGAACACATCGACTCGTATGTCGTCTTTGAAGACGACGCCGGTTTCGGCGATGACTTTTGCGAACGACTGCAGCAGTTCATTGCGGAATTGCCGGCTGACTGGGGCATGGCGTATCTCGGCGGCCAACATTTATACGCCGGCAAGAACCCGCCGTACAAGGTCAGCGAACACGTCTATCGTCCGTACAACGTGAATCGCACGCACGCGTTCATGGTGCGAGGACGCGAGGCGATGAAAACACTCTATCGTCATTTGACTTGGAACGATTGGCACACCAAGCATCATATCGACCATCACCTCGGTCGATTGATCCAGCGCCGTTACCAGGCACTCGTGCAAGGTAAGAACATCCAAAAGGAATCCATTGCGGTTTACACGCCCGATCGCTGGCTCGTTGGACAACTGCCGACCAAGTCAAATATCTGCGGTCGCAAATGGAGTCAAACGCGGTTCTTCAATGACGCCAAGAACGCGGACCATTCGGACGCACCGTTCTTTGCGGTCCTCGGCCCGCACCGCGCCGGCACGTCGTGTGTCGCAATGGTGATGCATCACCTGGGCGTTCACATGGGCAACCAACTCGGCGGCTACGAAGCGACCGGAGGCGGCGAGGCAGTTGGACTGGCACAGCTTTGCGAAAAGGTGATGCGTTTCCCGGCTACCGATCCGAATGTTAGCGACGACCAACTGACTCAAATGCTCAAGTCGTGGATCGTTAGCCGCAAATCGGAAGCCAATCGCGACAAGACAGTCGCTGGAGCGAAGTATCCGCACTTGTGTCGGTTCGTGACTCACCTTCACGCGGGGCTTGGTGATTCACTGCGAATCATCTCTGTCGAACGAGATATCGAGGCGTCGATTCGATCGCTGCAAAACCGAAGCGAGAAACACCGTGGCCAGTGGTTCGCGGCGAACGACGAGGACTGTGAGGTTCTGCAACGCAGTCTCCGCGACCACCGAGACAACTTCATCTCCGAGCATCCCGACGTGCCGGTGTTCCGGATCGAATTCGCCGAGTTGGTGACGTATCCCGAGGAAGTGATTGGCAATCTCATCGAGTTCCTCGGCATCACGCCGACCCAGGATGAAATCCAGTCGGCAATCGAACACGTCAATCCAGATCTTCGGAAGTTTGGGTGA
- a CDS encoding glycosyltransferase translates to MRNQATFCIKTIHRPHCCAALVRSIYEHYGDDRPLIHVLDDGKPELRFSAVCPDEAAMVDRLIETEYDIGLSAGRNRLLDIGDTPIVIFADDDHLVTNQTRLPELIATLNKHHDLDLLAALSNNEERPRMLRVDGRTLRIAFGSYRQRRSIRWCHYVGNCFVAYRDILQAIRWDESLKVEEHWDFFWRAKIAGMNVAVDLNHSFKHEHVDPPGYQRRRPEFLKAGLDKHGLEKVVWK, encoded by the coding sequence GTGCGTAATCAAGCCACCTTCTGCATAAAAACGATTCACCGTCCACATTGCTGTGCGGCACTCGTTCGCAGCATTTACGAACACTATGGCGACGACCGTCCGCTGATCCACGTCCTCGATGACGGCAAACCGGAACTGCGATTCTCGGCCGTTTGTCCAGACGAAGCCGCCATGGTCGATCGACTAATCGAGACCGAGTACGACATTGGTCTATCGGCCGGTCGCAACAGACTGCTCGATATTGGCGACACGCCGATCGTTATCTTCGCCGATGACGATCATCTCGTGACGAATCAAACGCGATTGCCAGAGCTGATCGCGACGCTCAATAAACATCACGATCTCGATCTGCTGGCGGCGCTCAGCAACAACGAAGAGCGTCCTCGCATGTTACGTGTCGACGGCAGAACCCTGCGTATCGCCTTCGGAAGCTACCGACAGCGGCGTTCGATTCGCTGGTGCCATTACGTCGGCAACTGCTTTGTTGCCTATCGCGACATTCTGCAAGCGATCCGCTGGGACGAGTCACTCAAGGTCGAAGAGCACTGGGACTTCTTTTGGCGAGCAAAGATCGCCGGAATGAACGTCGCAGTCGATCTAAATCACTCGTTCAAACATGAGCACGTCGACCCGCCCGGCTATCAACGACGGCGACCGGAGTTCTTGAAAGCCGGTTTGGACAAACACGGACTGGAGAAAGTTGTATGGAAATGA
- a CDS encoding radical SAM protein translates to MQRHNLPALEYHLAHGCNLSCQQCSHYSDHHLRGAMPTIEQADADYQKWSHRLKLTRFALLGGEPLLNPAILEHIKLARQHWDSDLMLVTNGFFLHRFPELPKVLVETHCRLEVSQHGAHAEYVKRFREVKHLVWRWREQFPGIRIKIRQSHRGWMRQYKVANGKPMPFNSRPNAAFKVCMQKTCAQLYEGKLWKCPALAYFAKLESKLRLHELPQWQLFRDYQACSQDATDEELQAFIETKSIPQCGLCPSKRTAFSHPDPLQRSALQ, encoded by the coding sequence ATGCAACGACACAACTTGCCAGCACTTGAGTATCACCTAGCGCACGGTTGCAATTTGTCTTGTCAGCAATGCAGCCACTACAGCGACCACCATTTGCGCGGCGCGATGCCCACGATCGAGCAAGCCGATGCCGATTACCAGAAGTGGTCGCATCGTCTGAAGCTGACTCGGTTCGCGTTGCTCGGTGGCGAGCCTCTATTGAATCCCGCCATTTTGGAACACATCAAGCTCGCTAGGCAGCATTGGGACAGCGACTTGATGCTCGTTACCAACGGATTCTTTCTACATCGGTTTCCCGAACTGCCGAAAGTGCTCGTGGAAACGCACTGTCGACTCGAAGTCAGCCAGCACGGAGCGCACGCCGAATATGTCAAACGCTTTCGCGAAGTCAAACACCTGGTTTGGCGCTGGCGAGAACAGTTTCCCGGCATTCGCATCAAGATTCGACAATCGCACCGCGGCTGGATGCGTCAGTACAAGGTAGCGAATGGCAAACCAATGCCGTTCAACTCCAGGCCCAACGCCGCGTTCAAAGTCTGCATGCAGAAAACCTGTGCACAGCTCTACGAAGGCAAGCTTTGGAAATGTCCCGCGCTGGCCTACTTTGCCAAGCTCGAATCCAAGCTGCGTCTACATGAATTGCCGCAGTGGCAACTCTTCCGCGACTACCAAGCGTGTTCACAAGACGCCACGGATGAAGAACTGCAAGCCTTCATCGAAACCAAATCCATTCCGCAGTGCGGATTATGCCCCAGCAAACGCACCGCATTCTCCCATCCCGATCCTCTGCAACGGAGTGCCCTGCAATGA
- a CDS encoding four-helix bundle copper-binding protein → MSTATASMKECIENCQECQTTCADMLTSHCLSEGGDHVEQTHVKLMLDCIAACAACVDFMSRNSDHHAHYCKACAAICKACADSCEKVGNMDKCVECCRKCHESCSSMAA, encoded by the coding sequence ATGAGTACCGCAACCGCATCCATGAAAGAGTGCATCGAAAACTGCCAAGAGTGCCAAACGACCTGTGCTGACATGCTGACCAGTCATTGCCTGTCCGAAGGCGGCGACCACGTCGAGCAAACGCACGTCAAGCTGATGCTCGACTGCATCGCGGCCTGTGCTGCCTGCGTCGACTTCATGAGCCGCAATAGCGATCACCATGCGCACTACTGCAAAGCTTGCGCAGCGATTTGCAAGGCCTGCGCCGACAGCTGTGAGAAGGTCGGAAATATGGACAAGTGCGTCGAATGCTGCCGCAAGTGCCACGAGAGCTGTTCGTCGATGGCGGCGTAG